The following coding sequences lie in one Zingiber officinale cultivar Zhangliang chromosome 2B, Zo_v1.1, whole genome shotgun sequence genomic window:
- the LOC122048088 gene encoding uncharacterized protein LOC122048088, whose product MRDEGATFSTNQILVERSLLPSLGRAVRLQREINNVSTSLRRHPPSTSSDYHTRPSSDHRPLPPTLSGIRQTLFCFLRRRRRSLIPDRFFPHEIVRDLRPRRLSISKKVQLDTLDKALSVLTLLKDYGFDEAHLVRLVDRLPGVLVMNVEKILKPKLELFRGISLVGTALPEILSAWPVLLGCSLEKRLLPNAELLKSILITNANLVNAIKNSPWLMAIDIRTKVLPKVDALRAHGVADDVILVLLIRYGHTLVTDTNRFNEAFDKIKKMGICPKKTTFAHALGMLAKLPEKKWVEKVENFMGLGWSQDNVLEAFSKQPYIVRISTEKTRKIVEFLEEKLGWTPEHTVKYPVVLLMSLEKRLLPRCAVLSILMHKGLIKPGFTGCHFLMSSKNFQMEFVTKFQEKAPEIVEVIKRVKS is encoded by the coding sequence ATGAGGGATGAAGGGGCAACTTTTTCAACGAATCAAATTTTGGTCGAAAGGTCTCTACTGCCGTCGTTAGGTCGAGCAGTTCGTTTACAGAGGGAAATCAACAATGTTTCGACGTCTCTGCGCCGCCATCCGCCGTCGACTTCAAGTGACTACCACACTCGGCCATCGTCGGATCATCGCCCCCTCCCGCCCACACTTTCTGGGATTCGTCAAACCCTATTCTGCTTCCTCCGTCGGCGCCGACGATCCCTCATCCCTGACCGCTTCTTCCCTCATGAGATCGTGCGGGATCTCCGACCGCGCCGCCTCTCCATCTCCAAGAAAGTCCAGCTCGACACCCTCGACAAAGCGCTCTCGGTTCTCACCCTCCTCAAGGACTACGGCTTCGACGAAGCCCATCTCGTCCGCCTCGTCGACCGCCTTCCCGGTGTTCTCGTGATGAACGTCGAGAAGATCTTGAAGCCAAAGCTGGAGCTTTTCCGCGGGATCAGCCTCGTCGGAACCGCCCTCCCGGAGATCCTGTCAGCTTGGCCCGTTCTGCTCGGATGCAGCTTAGAGAAGCGATTGCTCCCCAACGCTGAGCTCCTCAAATCAATTTTGATAACGAATGCGAACCTTGTGAATGCCATAAAGAACTCACCTTGGTTGATGGCCATAGACATCAGAACCAAAGTGCTTCCCAAGGTCGATGCTCTGCGCGCACACGGCGTGGCCGATGACGTAATCTTAGTGCTTTTGATCCGTTACGGCCACACTTTGGTGACAGATACAAATCGATTCAATGAGGCCTTTGACAAGATCAAGAAGATGGGAATCTGTCCGAAGAAAACTACTTTCGCCCATGCACTCGGGATGCTTGCTAAGTTGCCCGAGAAGAAGTGGGTGGAGAAAGTGGAGAACTTTATGGGATTGGGATGGTCACAGGATAATGTCTTGGAGGCCTTCTCAAAACAGCCTTACATTGTGCGGATATCGACTGAGAAGACAAGGAAGATTGTGGAGTTTCTGGAAGAGAAGCTGGGATGGACACCGGAGCACACTGTAAAGTATCCGGTTGTTCTGTTGATGAGCCTGGAGAAGAGGTTGTTGCCCAGGTGTGCCGTCCTGAGCATTCTCATGCACAAGGGATTAATCAAGCCTGGCTTCACAGGGTGTCATTTTCTGATGTCGAGCAAGAACTTCCAGATGGAATTTGTGACCAAGTTTCAAGAGAAAGCTCCAGAAATAGTCGAAGTTATTAAAAGAGTGAAATCCTGA